In the Afipia sp. GAS231 genome, CCTTGGCGCATGGACCACAATGGCGCCTTGCGGATCAGTCTGGAGCCGTTCGATCAGCCGCCGGATGTGATCCACCGAACATTCCTCAGGATGTGGCGCTTCTATCGGAGCTAGAGCGTTTTCGAGCGAAAGCCTGCCCCGGACTTGATCCGGGGTGGATGCCGGTTCGCGTAAAGAAAACGCGTCAAAACAAAAGACTAGAGCCCGGTTCTGATTCAATCAGAACCGAAAGGGCTCTAGACTAGCCCGTCGCGAGGTCTCGGGACAGGTTGGCACGGCGAAAGGCGCTCGGGCGTCCGTGGTATCGGCCCGATCCGCATTGTAACCTAGGTCTTCATTCAGCCGCCGAAGGCCTCATCGCGCAAATGCGCATCAGAGATCCGCGCTTCGGGATTATGCGTGATGGTCATGAACCAAACGAGGCTGAAGAACAGCGACCACGCAGTGTTCCAATAGAACCAGTTCATGTGATCTCCTCGCCGAGTGATCACCGCGAGCAGTAAAGTAGTTAGAACTGGCTGGACCCAACACCCCCATTGAGGTTTGGCCGCCTCGATCGTTTCCAGCCCGTTCAGGGGCAGCTTTTTTCCGCAACGGCCGGCGATGAACGCCGGCGCTGCAGGACGCTGCCTTGGCTCTACATTATTGCACGACTTCTCCGTGCAGCGCGAGGTCCAACCCTTCCCGCTCGATGTCTTGCGTCACGCGGAGACCGATGAACATCTTGACCACAAAAAGGATGATCAGGCTGACGACGGCGTCATAAACGAAAACGGTGGCCACGCCGATGCATTGGTTGAAGAACTGTCCAACGTTGCCCTCCAGAGCGCCTGGGGTTCCACCGTATTGCTCGACCGCGAACACCCCGGTCAGAAGCGCCCCGACGATGCCGCCGATCGCGTGAACACCGAAACAATCGAGCGCGTCGTCATAGCTGAACAGGCGCTTCAAGCCGGTGCACCCCCAGTAGCAGAAGACGCCTGCCGCGATTCCGATGGCGAAGGCGCCGACCGGCCCGACGAAGCCGGAAGCCGGCGTAATCGCGACAAGGCCGGCGACCGCGCCCGAGCAGATGCCGACGACGGTCGGCTTGCCCTTCAGCGCCCATTCCACCAGCATCCAGGTAAAGCCGGCAACTGCGGTAGCAATCTGGGTTACCAACATCGCCATTCCGGCTTGCATGCCCGCGGTCACGGCGGAGCCGGCGTTGAATCCGAACCAGCCAACCCACAGCAGGGAGGCGCCGATGAAGGTGAGCACCATGTTGTGCGCCGGCCCGGTTTCTTTCCGTTTGCCAAGCATGATCGCGCACATCAGCCCAGCAACACCGGCGTTGATATGCACGACAGTGCCGCCGGCGAAATCCAGCACTTTCACCCACGCGGCGTCGTTGCCGGCGGAGAAGATGCCGTCGGGTCCCCAGACCCAGTGCGCAATCGGCGCATAGACGAAAACCGCCCACAGGCCGATGAACCAGAGCATGGCCGAGAACTTCATCCGCTCGGCAAACGCGCCGGCGATCAACGCTGGCGTAATGATGGCGAACGTCATCTGAAAGCAGATGTACACGCTCTCAGGAATGGTCGCGGCGAGCGGATTGGGATTACCGATGCCTCCCTTGCCGATGTCGCTCAGGATGTCCTTCAGGAACATCCGATCCAGGCCCCCGATGAACGGCGAGCCGGCGCGAAACGCCATGCTGTAGGTAAAGAGCGCGAACAGAATGGTGACGAGGCAGGTGACGGCAAAGCTGGTCATCACCGTGTCGCCGACGTTCTTCTTGCGCACCATGCCACCATAGAACAGGCCGAGACCCGGAACGGTCATCATCAAGACGAGCGCGACCGACGTCAGCATCCATGCGGTATCGCCGGAGTTGGGTGTACACTTCTCGAGAATCTTGCCACCGCAGGCCGGCGGCCCCGCGTCTTCCGCGAGCGCGATGTCACCGAACAGCATGCAGAGAAGCGCAATCCCCAAGAGTGCAACCACGAAAGGCACGAGTCTTTGGCATGTGTATTTCCAGAGTCCCATCGTCTCTCTCCTCGTCACAACGGATGTCGGTGAAGGTTTACCCAGCCACTTTGTCGATCTCTCCCATGCGAATGCGAACGGCGCGCCATCAGCACGACGCGAAAATTGGTGTGCCCTTTAGTTTGTTTCTGAGACTGTCTTGAATGGCGCGCATGAACCGTCCGGTGCCTGGAGCCCGTTCGGTTCTGATTGAATCAGAACCGGGCTCTAGTCTTTTGTTTTGACGCGTTTTCTTTACGCGAACCGGCATCCACCCCGGATCAAGTCCGGGGCAGGCTTTCGCTCGAAAACGCTCTCGAGCGGCGACGGCAGGATCAACGCCGATTTTGGGCACAAGACTCGGGCTGCTCGACGTCGCGGCAACGTCGAGTTGAAATGGCTGGGGATTGGCGGCTGCCAGCCTCATGAACTACCTGCCTTCCCCTGACGTTCAGCCAGGGGCGGACGATGTCGATGACGTTTCCCAAAACCGATTCTTGTCCTTGATCAGACAAGATTCGTGCCATCGAAGGCATTCGATTAACCTAATGAATTATCATCGATTTCTGGCTTCCCGGGCGAAGGCGCTCTGGTTTTCTGCCGCTTTTAACGGCACGAACGCTTAAAACGCAGGCAGCACTTTCCGCTGCCTCATTTTAAGCTACCTCCCGGTCAGCCTTACGCCGTTCGCAACATCGGCGGACCGCTCGGCCGGATCAGCGCGAATGCGACCTGGATGATTCCACCGGCGAGGCCCAGCGCGACGCCGATGCGCCACGCCATGGTGTAGGAGCCGAGCTGGTCGTACAGCACCCCGCCGCCGAAGGCGCCGAGGAAGCTGCCGAGCTGATGGCTCATGAAGGCGAGCCCCTGGATCATCGCCTGCCATTTCAGGCCGAACATTTCGGCGACCGCCCCCGCCACCAGCGGCCCGACTCCCATCCACAGGAAGCCCATGATGGCGCCGAACAGCAACGTCGTCGCCGGCGTCGGCGGCAGCGCGAAATACCAGGCGAGCGCAATGGAACGGACGATGTAGATGCCGCCGAGCAGCGCGAGCTTGTTCCAGCGCTGGCCGGCCCAGCCGAAGAAGATGCTGCCGACCACGTTGAAGCCGCCGATCATGCCGAGCGTCTGCGCGCTCAGCATCGGATCCAGGCCGCAGATCGCCAGATAGGACGGCAGATGGGTGGTGAGGAAGACGAGCTGCATGCCGCAAACGAAATAGGCGCCGGTCATCACCACGAAGGACGGGTTGGCGAACGCGACCTTGACGGCGACGCCGGCCGAGGTGTTGCCGATGTCGTCCGACGCCGGCTTCGGCAGCGGAATCTTGTCGACGCCGCCGGCAAACCAGGCCGCCGGAATCATCGCCAGCGCCAGCACGACGAAACCGGCCAGGCCCACGCGCCAGCCATAGCCTTCGTTGAGAATCTGCCCGAGCGGCGCCGAGAGCAGCGCGCCAAGCGATCCCGCTCCTGACACCAGACCCATCACCGTGCTGCGTACCGTCGCCGGCACCGCGCGCGCTGCAACCGACATCGCAATCGCCGCCGCGGTGCAGGCCAGCGACATGCCGATCAGCACGCCGCCGCCGATCATGACGCTGAGAAAACCATGCGCACCCGCCATCAATGTGAGTCCGGCGATGTAGAACAACGACCCGATCACCATGATGCTGCGAAAGCCGTAACGCACCGTCAGTGCGCCGGCGAGCGGCTGCAGGAAACCCCAGGCAAGGTTTTGCACGGCGATCGCCAGCGTGAAGTCGGAGACCGAAATGCCGATGTCGTGCGTCAGCGGCTGCATGAAGATGCCGAGCGACTGCCGCAGCCCCATGCTGAGCGTCAGCATCAGCGAAGCGCCGATCAGGATAGGCAATGTGGGGCGCAGGACTTGCACTAGCGACATTGATCGCGGCATTGTTGTTGTTCTCCCTCGGGGCCGCGGCACGAAATCCGTGTCCTGCCTTTGCCGTCTGAAATGGGTACACAGACCTGTGTAACTAGGCTATAGAGTGGTCTTGCTGTCAAGACGAACGGACCTTGCGTATTCGCATGCCTCCCCCGCCCGCAAAACCATCAGTACCGAAACCGTCCATGCAAAAGCCTGCGATGCAAAAGCCTGCGATGAAGGACCGGATTCTCGAAACCGCAGACAGGCTGTTCTATTTGCAGGGGATCCGCGCGGTCGGCGTCGATACGATCGCGGCCGAAATCGGCATCAGCAAGCGGACGCTGTACAACCATTTTCCTTCCAAGGACGCGCTGATCTCGGCCTATCTGGCGCGCCGCTTCGTGGCGCCGCGGCCCTCGGAGAAACCACCCGCCGAACAGATTCTCGGCACCTTCGATTCGCTGGAGCGGCGGTTCTCGGCCAAGGACTTTCGCGGCTGCCCGTTCGTCAACGCGGTCGCCGAACTCGGCAGCGGGGACCGGTCGGTGCGCAGAATCGCGGTTGCCTTCAAGGAAAGCCGGAGGCTGTGGTTTCGCGATCTGCTCGTGCGGCTCGGTGTCGCCGATGCCGAGGGTCTGGCGACGCAGCTCACGCTGCTCGTCGACGGCTCGATCGCTCAGGACCTCGTCCGCGACGATCCCGCCATGGCGCGCGCCGCCAAGCAAGCCGCAACGGTGCTGCTGGAAAATGCCGGGGTAAAGATCGACAGCGGCGCGATCGCGCCGAAACCGCGGCCTGCGGCGAAAAGGCACAAAGCAGCATCAGCCGATTGAACCCCCTCACCGTCGTCCCTGCCTAGTGCGCAATTGCGCACGGGCGCAGGGACCCATACGCCGTGGCGTATCGGTAAGGCGATGTGGTAGTTACCTTCTGCAAAAATCAGCGCCGGTGGTTATGGGACCCTGCGTGCGCAGAGACGACGCCAGAATCGGCGGCAAAGGGAGTGACAATGGAAGACCTTAAAGTGACCGCAGGCGGTTACGACTTCAAGCCGGCCCGCGCGGCCATGCAGCGCTATGTCGACAACAACCTGCTGTCAGGCATTTCCTGGGCGGTCATGGTCGGCCGGGACCTGGTCGACGTGAACTGCGTCGGCTGGGCCGACAAGGAAGCGCAGACGCCGCTCCGCACCGATCACATTTTCCGGGTTTTCTCCAACACCAAGCTGATCACCTCCTGCGCGGCGCTGCTGCTGATGGAAGAAGGCAAATTTGCGCTCGACGATCCGATCGAGAAGTTTATTCCGCAGCTCGGAAATCGAAAGGTGTTACGACCAGGCGCGACCTCGCTTGACGATACCGAGCCGGCGAAGAGCTCGATCACCATCCGTCAGCTCCTGAGCCACAGCTCCGGCCTGAGCTACGGCTTTTTCGATCCCGGCACCGTCATCTTCAAGGCGCTCAACGATCGCGGCGTCCACAATCCCATGACCACGCTGGCGCAGATGGTCGACGTGCTGGCCGACCTGCCGCTGATCTATCAGCCGGGGACGTCCTGGGAATACTCGCTGGCGATCGACGTGGTGGCTCGGCTGGTCGAAGTCATCAGCGGCCAGAGCTTCGATGCGTTCATCAAGGCGCGGATTCTCGATCCGCTCGGCATGGTCGATACCGGCTTCGTCGTGCCGGTAAAGGATCAGGGACGGCTGGTGGCCTACTACGCCGGCGCCGACCTGATGAAGCCGATGGAGCCGGGCCTGACGCGGACCGACAACGCGCCCTTCCCCGGCGCCTATCTGCATCCTGTCGCGCGGCTCAATGGCGGTGGCGGCCTGGTCTCGACCATGCCCGACATGGTGGCGCTGATCCGCAGCCTGCTGCCCGGCGGCAAGACCCTGCTCAAGCCCGAGACGATCGCGCAGATGATGACCAACCAGTTGCCGGATGGTCAGTGGATACGCTTTGCCATGCTGGGAGAAATGCCTGGCCAGGCACACGGTCTGGCGGGCGGACTGATCCTGCAGCCTTCGCCGCTTCTGCATCCCGATGCGACCGGGGAGTTCTACTGGGGCGGCGTCGCCGGTACGCAATGGTGGATCTCGCCGAAGCGCAACATGGCCGGCGTGATGATGGCGCAGCGCCAGATGGCGTTCGTCCATCCGTTCTCGTTCGAGTTCAAGCGGCTGGCGTATGATGCGGTCAAGGAAGGCGCCCGGGCTGTGGCCTGACGTCACGACTGTCACATCCATAACGACTGTCATCCCCGCGAAGGCGGGTGATCCAGTATTCCAGAGACGGTTGTTACTAAACTGAGACGCCGCGGCGTACTGGATCCCCGCCTTCGCGGGGATGACATCCGATGGTGTTGCGGCTACGCCGCAGCCGAAACCACCCTATTCCGCCCGTCATGCTTGGCGCGGTACAGCGCGGTGTCGGCGCGCTTCAGCACGTCGGCGACCGGCTCGCCCTTGCGCTCCAGCGTCGTCAGGCCGATCGAGATCGTGACTTCGATGCGCTTCGCCCCCTTGTTGACGGCGAAGGTTTCGCCGGCGATCGAGCGGCGCAGCCGTTCCGCCACCATGCCGGCGACGTGAAGGTCGGTTTCCGGCATCACGATGACGAATTCCTCGCCGCCGTAGCGGCAGGCGAGGTCGATGCCGCGGATCGACTTGCGAATCCGCACCGCGAATTCGCGCAGCACGTCGTCGCCGGCGTCGTGGCCGTAATTGTCGTTGATGGCCTTGAAGAAATCGATGTCGAGGATCATCAGCGCCAGCGGCTTGCCGCGGCTCGAGGCCTGCTCGGCCAGCGTCGCCAGATGGCTTTCCATGTAGCGGCGGTTATGCAGGCCGGTCAGCGCGTCGGTGATCGCCATTTCGATCGAGTTCTGCACATTGTCGCGCAGATGATCCGTATAGCGCCGCTTGCGGATCTGGGTGCGCGCCCGCGCCAGCAGTTCGTTCTTGTCCACCGGACGCAGCAGGTAATCGTTGACGCCGATTTCGAGCCCGCGCAGCAGCCGCGCATTGTTGTCGGCGTCGGAGATCGCCAGAATTGGCATCTGGCGGGTGCGCTCCAGCGAGCGCGCCTGGCTGCACAGCCGCAGGCCGTCATAGTTCTCCAGGCTGAGCGAAACGATCAGCAGGTCGTAGTTGCCGTCGGCGGCGTGAAACAGCGCTTCCGCCGGATTGGTCTCGACATCGACGGTATGCTCGGCGGCAAGGAGCGGCGCCAGCCGCTCGTAGGACGACGGCCGGTCGTCGACCAGCAGAATGCGGCCGCCGACGCCCCTGTCGGCGACGGCGCTGCGCTCGGGCGCCTCCATGCCGATTTCCAGCGAGGTGATGGCGCGCATCCGCAGCTCGTCGGTCATCATCTTCAGCCGCGTCAAGGAACGGACGCGCGCGATCAGCACGACGTCCGACACCGGCTTGGTCAGGAAATCGTCGGCCCCGGCCTCGAGCCCGCGGACGCGATCGGCCGCGCTGTCCAGCGCCGTGATGATCACCACCGGAATGTAATGCGTGGCCGGGTTGGACTTCAGCCGGCGGCAGACCTCGAAACCGTCCATGTCGGGCATCATGACGTCGAGCAGGATGATGTCGCATTCGGCGCGCGAACAGATATCCAGCGCTTGCGCGCCGTTGGAAGCGGTCAACACGTCGAAATATTCGGCCGAAAGACGGGCTTCCAAGAGTTTGACGTTGGCGGGAACATCATCGACGACCAGAATACGCGCAGACATCGAAACTCACTCCTACCCGATAAAACGCCGTACCGTTTCAATAAACTTGCCGACCGAAATTGGTTTGGACAAATACGCCTCGCAACCGCCCTCGCGGATGCGTTCTTCGTCGCCCTTCATCGCAAACGCAGTCACCGCGACCACCGGAATGGCGCGCAGTTCCGGATCGTCCTTGATCCAGCGCGTCACTTCGAGGCCCGATACCTGCGGAAGCTGGATATCCATCAGGATCAGATCGGGGCGAAGCTTGCGCACGAGATCGAGCGCCTCGAACCCGTTGCTGGTGCCCGAGGTTTGATAGCCGTGCGCTTCCAACAGATCGCGAAAGAGCTTCATGTTGAGCTCGTTGTCTTCGACGATCAGGACGGTTTTGGCCATCCCGTCCCTCCCTTGTCCCAGAAACCCATCCGGCCTTTCGGTGTGTCCTGCACCGCCGCCGTCCCCTTGTCGAAAAGTGAAATCAAACTAGCGACAGATTCGCTCTAAGCCGTTAAATCCATGTGCCAACTTTGCGCGAAGCGGTTTCCACTTGCTTGAACACGTTCCGCAGACTCGGGCATGATGGTTTCAAAGTAGAGCCCATAAGTTAACGGAAAGGCAAACCGCCTGTTGAAAAAGCCTGTTCACAACCCCCGCGAAGTAGCTGAAATCGTTGCGATTCAGGCGCTGACCTTCGTCGCCGGCGATCCCGAGCGATTAGGGCTATTTCTGGCCGAAAGCGGTTTGGGCCCGGAGACACTGCGGACGGCTGCCGCCAATCCGCAATTTCTGGCTTCGGTGCTCGATTTCGTCATGCGCGATGACGCAACCGTAAAGGCGTTTGCCGACGCCTCGCAACTCGATCCCACCAACGTCGCCGCCGCCCGCCAGGTGCTTGGTGACCCGGACTGGGAGCGCGACGTGCCGTGAGCGCGTCAGCGCCGGCGCTTGACGGTCCGCGCTGCTTTTGCCGGGATTGCTTCGGCGACCTCGACATCAAGGCCATGAGATGCGGCAAATGCGGCTCGCCGCGGCTGGTCCGCCACCGGGCCCTGCCCTCGCTGACGCTCGCCCATATCGACTGCGACGCGTTCTACGCCACCGTCGAAAAGCGCGACAACCCCGAGATCGCCGACAAGCCCGTCATCATCGGCGGCGGCAAGCGCGGCGTGGTGTCGGCGGCCTGCTACATCTCGCGGACCTTTGGCGTGCGCTCGGCGATGCCGATGTTCAAGGCGCTGGACCTCTGCCCCCAGGCGGTGGTGATCCGGCCCGACATGGCCAAATACGTCCGCGTCGGCCGCGAAGTGCGCCACGCCATGCAGACGCTGACGCCGCTGGTCGAGCCGTTGTCGATCGACGAGGCGTTTCTCGACCTTTCCGGGACCCAGCGCGTCCACGGCATGATTCCGGCCAAGGTGCTGGCGCGCTTTGCCCGCGACGTCGAACGCGACATCGGCATCACCGTTTCGGTCGGCCTGTCCTGCAACAAGTTTCTGGCCAAGATCGCCTCCGACCTCGACAAGCCCAGGGGCTTTGCGGCGCTCGACCAGGACGAGGCGCGCGAGATGCTGGCCGACCGGCCGGTCGGCTTCATCTACGGCGTCGGACCCGCCACGCAGGAAAAACTGCTGCAACGGGGTTTTCGCACCATCGCCGACCTGCAGCGCGCCGACGAGGTCGACCTGATGAAGCAGTTCGGGACCGAAGGCCGCAGGCTGTGGCGGCTGGCGCGCGGCATCGACGACCGCCTGGTGGTGGCCGATCGCGGCGCCAAGACGATTTCGAATGAGACCACCTTCGAAAAGGACATCAAAGACTTTGCCACGCTGGAAAAAGTGCTGTGGCGGCTGTCGGAGAAAGTATCCTCGCGGCTCAAAAGCAGCGAACTTTCGGGCCTTACCGTTACGCTGAAATTGAAGACCGCCGACTTCCGTCAGCGCACCCGTTCACAATCGATCCAGACGCCGACACAGCTTGCGGCACGGATATTTGCGGTGTCGCGCGAGTTGCTGGCCAGGGAAATCGACGGCACCGCGTTTCGCCTGATCGGCACCGGCGTCAGCGCGTTGCGCCCGGGCGACCAGGCCGAAGATTCAGACATGCTCGACCGCCGCTCGGCCCATGCCGAACGCGCGATGGATAATCTGCGCAAGAAATTCGGCAATGCCGCCGTGATCCGGGGCATTGCGTATGAGGGGCCGGAGAAGGAAATCGAGGCGGAGGAGGATGAGGAGGAGGAGGAGGAGGAGGAGTGATCCTCCTCTTTGGTCATTCCGGGGCGCGCGTCAGCGCGAACCCGGAATCTCGAACTTCCGGGTTCGATGCTGCGCATCGCCCCGGAATGACGTTATTTACAGGGCTTGGAATCCTTGACGTCGAATTTGCCCATGGCGCCCGAGATGACAAAATCGTTGTAGTCGAGCACCAGCGCGCGGGAGACGCCGTTCTCGAACAGCTCGAACGACATCGCGTACACCGGCGTCTGCTCGCCGTCCTTGGACTTGGCGTCGCGGTCGTAATAGCTGACGGTGACCGGCCAGCGCGTCAGCGTTTTCATCTGGTCGTTGGCGGTGGACGGATCGGGCGACGCGATGTCGCGGGTGCCCGGGATCGGCTGCCCGATCACGGACAGCGTGTTGTAGACCTTCTCGCCGTTGTCGGAGCCGTCATAGACCGTCAGCTCCAGCACCGACTTGCCGGCGCGGGCCGCGGCGATGATGTGCTGGATCTGCTCGGTCGGGAACACGACATTGCCGTCGAGGTCGAACGTCTTCGCCGCCGGCTGCTTCAGCTTGACGGTGATGTGATCGCCGACCCGCTCGGCCACGCCGTCGACCGGCGCCGAGTCGGTATCGTTCATCCTGGTATCGATCTTGAAGCGGTAGCTCTTGCCGGCCGCGTCCTCCCACGAGGACGACCGCAAATCGCTCAGGGTCAGCTTGCCCTCGCCGCTGTCGAGTTCCGACACCTGGCGGAATTCCGAGGTGTATCCCTCACAGGAACTGCCGGAGAAATTGTAGAGGATCCGCCCGCGCGCGTTGCTGATGGCATTGGAGCCGCGCGACTTGACGAGGCTCAATTCGTACAGCGCCTGATGCGAGAGAAATGGCCCGCCGGCGGCGGCCACCGCGGGCACGTGCGCCATTCCGGATCCGAAGACCGCAGCAACGGAGAACACCAAAGCGCGGACCGGAATCGGGAGCGAGCTGGCCATGTTCTGTTTTTTCCTCGATGGGAGATTCGTCACATTAGTGACGGCTGTATTGCGTCGCAACTAGGGCGGCTTCACGAAAACGTTGTATTTTGACGCCGCCCTGCCACGTTTTTCAGCGATTTCGGCGCGATTTTCGGCACACGGGCGCCCGTTCGCCCTCGCTTGCAACGGATGCCGCGATGCGCGAAACAATGCGCCTGATCTGAGTTCAGAAACAGGCAAATCAAGCGGGGACGGAAACATGGCGGGTACGGTCGAACAAAAGCTGGCGGCACAAGGCATCACTCTGCCGGAACCCCGCGCCGCCATGGCCAACTACGTCGGCTTCGTCCGCACCGGCAATCTGCTGTTCGTTTCGGGCCAGGTTTGCGCTGACGGTGAAGGCAAGCTGATCGCCAAGGGCAAGTTAGGGGCCGGCGTCACGATCGAACAAGGCTATCACGCGGCAAAGGGTTGCGGCGTCAACCTGCTGGCGCAGGTCAAGGCGGCACTGGGGGATCTCGACAAGGTGGTGCGCGTGGTGCGGCTCGGCGGCTTCATCAACTCCGCGCCGGATTTCCTCGACGGTCCCAAGGTGCTGAACGGCGCTTCCGACCTAATGGTTGAGGCCTTCGGCGACAAGGGCCGCCATGCCCGCACCACCGTCGGCGTCGCCTCCCTGCCCTCCGACGCCGCCGTCGAAGTCGACGGCATCTTCGAGGTATCCTGAGCGGGGCCGCCGACGTGCGCGCCCCGGACTGGCTGACGGCGCGGCCGGTCGCTCACCGCGGCCTGCATGATGTCGCACGCGGCATCATCGAGAACATGCCGGCGGCGGCCGAGGCAGCGGCGCAAGCGAATTTCGCGATCGAATGCGACATCCAGCTCACCGCCGACGGCGAAGCGATGGTGCATCACGACGACGCACTCGGCCGCCTCACCGAAGGTTCCGGCGCGCTGCTCGGCAAGACCGCGGCCGAACTCAAGGCCGTCAAATTCAAGAATACCGACGAGCGGATGATGACGCTCGGCGATCTCTGCGCGCTGGTTGCCGGCCGCGTGCCGCTGGTGATCGAGGTGAAAAGTCATTTTAACGGCGACCGCCAACTGGTGAAGCGGATGGCCGAGGTGCTCGCCGGCTATTCCGGACCTGCGGTCGGCATGTCCTTTGATCCCGACCAGGTGCTGGCGCTCCGTGAGCTGATGCCCCAGCTACCGCGCGGCATCATCGCCGAGCACGACTATACCGAGGCCGACTGGCCGGAAGCGTCCGCCGAACAGCGCCGGGGCATGACGCATCTGCGCCATGCGTTGCGCACCCGTCCGCATTTCGTCGCCTACTGGGTCAACGACCTGCCCGCCGTGGCCCCCTGGATCGCCCGCAACATCTTCGGCCTGCCGCTGTTGACCTGGACCGTGCGCACGCCGGAACAGCGCGACCGCGCCGCGCGCTATGCCGACCAGATGATCTTTGAAGGCTTTCTGCCGGGAACCTGATCCGCTCGCCGCGGGCTTGAAGTCGTCGCTGCAATGCACGATCTTTCAGAGGGTTGGTCGCCATACGCGCCGGCTGATTGCACGATGGGACCGGTTGCGAATTCTCGATGGCGTCATCTGAAATCACCCTCGAAGCCGTCCCCGCCGCCAGCAACATCAAGGCTGAGGAGTGGGACGCCTGCGCCAACCCGCGGCCTGACCCCAACGCCATCGAAAATCTCGACACGCTCGCCTCACCCGGCGCACCAGGCTGCTCGACCGCCGGCTCAAGGTCCGGCTATAACCCCTTCGTTTCCCACGCCTTTTTCGCGGCCACCGAAGCCTCCGGCTCGGCCTGCGCGCGCACCGGCTGGGGTCCGCGACATCTCTTGGCCCGGCTCGACGGCGCCATCGTCGGCGTCGTGCCCTGCTATCTGAAATCGCACTCGCAAGGAGAATATGTCTTCGACCGCGGCTGGGCCGATGCCTATGAGCGCGCCGGCGGCCGCTATTATCCGAAACTGCAGGCGTCCGTGCCGTTCACACCGGCCACCGGGCCACGGCTCCTGATCCGCAGCGGCGTCGACCGCGAGCAGATCGGCTCGGCGCTGGCGAGCGGACTGATGGCGCTCTGCAACGCCACCAACGCTTCCTCCGTCCACGTCACCTTTGCGCCCGAAACCGAAGCGAAGTTTCTCGGCGAGCACGGTTTCCTGCAAAGGAACGACCAGCAGTTCCACTGGCACAACGAGGGCTACAAGACGTTTGACGATTTCCTCGCCACACTCAATTCGCGCCACCGCAAGGCGATCAAGCGCGAACGACGCGAGGCGCTGGCCTCCGACATCACCATCCACCGGCTGACCGGAGCCGATATCACCGAGGATGCGTGGGACGCGTTCTTCGCATTCTACATGGAGACCGGTTCGCGCAAATGGGGCCGGCCGTATCTCACCCGCAGCTTCTTCTCGCTGATCGGCGAGAGCATGAGCCGGGACGTGCTGCTGGTGATGGCCAAACGCAACGGCCGCTGGATTGCCGGCGCCATCAATTTCATCGGCTCCGATACGCTGTTCGGCCGCAACTGGGGCGCGGTCGAGCACCACCCGTTCCTGCATTTCGAAGTCTGCTATTATCAGGCCATCGAGTTTGCGATCGAACGCGGCCTGAAAACGGTGGAAGCCGGCGCGCAAGGCGAGCACAAGCTGGCGCGCGGCTACCTGCCGCAAACCACCTACTCCGCGCATTACATCGCCGACCCCGACCTGCGGCGGGCGATCGCGGATTACCTCAAGCGCG is a window encoding:
- a CDS encoding response regulator, giving the protein MAKTVLIVEDNELNMKLFRDLLEAHGYQTSGTSNGFEALDLVRKLRPDLILMDIQLPQVSGLEVTRWIKDDPELRAIPVVAVTAFAMKGDEERIREGGCEAYLSKPISVGKFIETVRRFIG
- a CDS encoding ammonium transporter gives rise to the protein MLFGDIALAEDAGPPACGGKILEKCTPNSGDTAWMLTSVALVLMMTVPGLGLFYGGMVRKKNVGDTVMTSFAVTCLVTILFALFTYSMAFRAGSPFIGGLDRMFLKDILSDIGKGGIGNPNPLAATIPESVYICFQMTFAIITPALIAGAFAERMKFSAMLWFIGLWAVFVYAPIAHWVWGPDGIFSAGNDAAWVKVLDFAGGTVVHINAGVAGLMCAIMLGKRKETGPAHNMVLTFIGASLLWVGWFGFNAGSAVTAGMQAGMAMLVTQIATAVAGFTWMLVEWALKGKPTVVGICSGAVAGLVAITPASGFVGPVGAFAIGIAAGVFCYWGCTGLKRLFSYDDALDCFGVHAIGGIVGALLTGVFAVEQYGGTPGALEGNVGQFFNQCIGVATVFVYDAVVSLIILFVVKMFIGLRVTQDIEREGLDLALHGEVVQ
- a CDS encoding TetR/AcrR family transcriptional regulator, whose product is MKDRILETADRLFYLQGIRAVGVDTIAAEIGISKRTLYNHFPSKDALISAYLARRFVAPRPSEKPPAEQILGTFDSLERRFSAKDFRGCPFVNAVAELGSGDRSVRRIAVAFKESRRLWFRDLLVRLGVADAEGLATQLTLLVDGSIAQDLVRDDPAMARAAKQAATVLLENAGVKIDSGAIAPKPRPAAKRHKAASAD
- a CDS encoding MFS transporter, translated to MSLVQVLRPTLPILIGASLMLTLSMGLRQSLGIFMQPLTHDIGISVSDFTLAIAVQNLAWGFLQPLAGALTVRYGFRSIMVIGSLFYIAGLTLMAGAHGFLSVMIGGGVLIGMSLACTAAAIAMSVAARAVPATVRSTVMGLVSGAGSLGALLSAPLGQILNEGYGWRVGLAGFVVLALAMIPAAWFAGGVDKIPLPKPASDDIGNTSAGVAVKVAFANPSFVVMTGAYFVCGMQLVFLTTHLPSYLAICGLDPMLSAQTLGMIGGFNVVGSIFFGWAGQRWNKLALLGGIYIVRSIALAWYFALPPTPATTLLFGAIMGFLWMGVGPLVAGAVAEMFGLKWQAMIQGLAFMSHQLGSFLGAFGGGVLYDQLGSYTMAWRIGVALGLAGGIIQVAFALIRPSGPPMLRTA
- a CDS encoding serine hydrolase, giving the protein MEDLKVTAGGYDFKPARAAMQRYVDNNLLSGISWAVMVGRDLVDVNCVGWADKEAQTPLRTDHIFRVFSNTKLITSCAALLLMEEGKFALDDPIEKFIPQLGNRKVLRPGATSLDDTEPAKSSITIRQLLSHSSGLSYGFFDPGTVIFKALNDRGVHNPMTTLAQMVDVLADLPLIYQPGTSWEYSLAIDVVARLVEVISGQSFDAFIKARILDPLGMVDTGFVVPVKDQGRLVAYYAGADLMKPMEPGLTRTDNAPFPGAYLHPVARLNGGGGLVSTMPDMVALIRSLLPGGKTLLKPETIAQMMTNQLPDGQWIRFAMLGEMPGQAHGLAGGLILQPSPLLHPDATGEFYWGGVAGTQWWISPKRNMAGVMMAQRQMAFVHPFSFEFKRLAYDAVKEGARAVA
- a CDS encoding DUF3572 domain-containing protein codes for the protein MKKPVHNPREVAEIVAIQALTFVAGDPERLGLFLAESGLGPETLRTAAANPQFLASVLDFVMRDDATVKAFADASQLDPTNVAAARQVLGDPDWERDVP
- a CDS encoding PleD family two-component system response regulator: MSARILVVDDVPANVKLLEARLSAEYFDVLTASNGAQALDICSRAECDIILLDVMMPDMDGFEVCRRLKSNPATHYIPVVIITALDSAADRVRGLEAGADDFLTKPVSDVVLIARVRSLTRLKMMTDELRMRAITSLEIGMEAPERSAVADRGVGGRILLVDDRPSSYERLAPLLAAEHTVDVETNPAEALFHAADGNYDLLIVSLSLENYDGLRLCSQARSLERTRQMPILAISDADNNARLLRGLEIGVNDYLLRPVDKNELLARARTQIRKRRYTDHLRDNVQNSIEMAITDALTGLHNRRYMESHLATLAEQASSRGKPLALMILDIDFFKAINDNYGHDAGDDVLREFAVRIRKSIRGIDLACRYGGEEFVIVMPETDLHVAGMVAERLRRSIAGETFAVNKGAKRIEVTISIGLTTLERKGEPVADVLKRADTALYRAKHDGRNRVVSAAA